The genomic window CAAACCTAGCCAATGCTTCTGCTTTATTGAACTACTTTTTACACGATATTAATTGGGTCGGTTTTTACATAACAGAAGGAAATGAACTTGTTCTCGGACCGTTTCAAGGATTGCCCGCATGCGTGCGCATTCCATTTGGTAAAGGCGTATGTGGGACAGCAGCGGCCGAAAAACGAACAGTGCGTGTGGCAGACGTTCATACATTTCCTGGCCACATTGCATGCGATGCTGCATCTCAATCTGAAATTGTCGTTCCGATGATAAAAGACGGCCGTGTGATTGGTGTGCTCGATATTGATAGTCCAATAAAAAACCGTTTTGATGAAGTAGATGAACAGTATTTACAACAGTTTGTTGAAACGCTTATTCAATATGTTAACATATAAGAAAGAGGCCGAAATATTTGGCCTCTTTTTAATATTCTTGAACAACGACGCGATTTTTCCCTGTCCGTTTCGCCGTATACAATGCTTCATCAGCGCGATTAAATAACTCTTTCACAGAGTCCGCGCGATTTTTCTTCCAGTACGATACCCCACAAGAAATCGTCACCGGTGGGTTTGTTAGCTCACGAACTTTTTGTACTAAGCGGTTCGCAATCGATAAACCTGCATTAATAGACACTTTTGGTAAATAAATGGCGAGTTCTTCTCCTCCCCATCGAGCTCCAATATCATTTTGGCGAATGTTCGCTTTAATAATATTTGCTACTTGAATAATAATTTCATCGCCTACTTGATGTCCGTACGTATCGTTTATTTTTTTGAAATTATCAATATCTATTAAAATAAATGTACCTAATCCATCCTCTTCCATCGAACGTTGGATACGTTCATCTAAATAATGACGTGCATATAAATTTGTTAGCCGATCTGTAATGACCATTCGTTCAAGTTCTTCACGCAATGCTGCGTTTGTAAACGCCAACGTGGAATGATGAATAAGTGATTGTAACAATTTAAACATATCAAACGAAAAGTGGTACGCCTCTTGATGTAACACGATCGCTACACCTTTCATCATTCCGCGCATCATCGGTACGGCCATAAGCGAACGAAAACGTTTTGCATGATCACTATGAATTTTCACATCACCTAAAAATAAATTATCCCGTGGATGTTGAATGCGATGGAAAACGAAATCTACATATGCCTTTGCTTCGCGTGATTGGAAAAATGCCGTACTTCCAGGAAGTACTTTACGCTCTTTTTCTTGTAAAATAATAAAACCGACTTCTTCCGCATCGAATGACGTTTTAATTTTTTCAATCATAAACTGCAGGGCGTCTTGGAAGCGTAAGTTCGTATTTAAGTGGTGAATCGTCTCGTTAATAAGTTGTAAATCAGCAATTAATCGTTTCGATTGTTCGTATAATTTTGCATTTTCTAATGCGCTACCAGCCGTATTTGCCAATAAGGAAATAAAGCGCATTTCCCGTTCTGGCAGCTCCATAATTGTCGGAGCAATCATTTCGATCACCCCGTAAATCCCTTGAGCTCCTTTAATCGGAGCATAAATCACAGACTTTTTATAAACAAGCGAATCATGAAGCTGGATTTGTCCAGTGACATACGCTTGCATCGCCCCCATGTGCTCATCTTCATTTTCAAATGTAAGTAGTTTAATCGGCAAATCTCGGTCTGTTGTGCTGTCATAAGATAAAAACAAATGAAACGTAAATGCCGGATATACTTCTTTTAATGTTTTTACAATTTCCTCAAGTACATCCCCGATATTCATAGACGCATGAATTTTTGTTGCCGCTCGATGCAATTGTTCGTATCTTTTTTCCTCACTTAATACTTCAGACACTTTGCGAATGCGAGCAAACACTTTTAAAAAGTCTTGTCTCATTTGTTTAATTAACGATCTCGGTATCATATCTCGCACATGAAGCTGAAAACGAACGAGTCCGAGTGAATCTTCTGAAAAATGTATACCAAACTGAACGGTTTTGATTTCGCTTTCATCATCGATGACAACAACATCATCAAACTGTTGTTTTAGCTGCTCATCAAACGGAATCATATATTTTTCTCGCTGTTGTTCAATGATGTGATTTGTCGTCACTTCAGGTTCAAAAGCGTGTTTAAACGGGTTAAGCACATAAAACGTGACATCTAACAAGTGAAACTCTTTTTGCAATAAAGTGATCAGCGCTTGGATGATGCGAGGTAAATCTGTAAAATCTTCTTCTGTTAAAAACCAATCGAAAAACTTTTGCTTAAACATGGCGTATTGATCGCGTTCTTGAACGTTCATTTTTTTCACTCACCCGCACATACTTCCTCTCTTTATATGTATGAACCATATAAATAAAAAAATGAGAGTTTCTGTCATATTTCTAAAACTGAGGACCTATTAATTATATCATACCATACTCCTTATTATAAAGACTATACAAAAATTGTTGACTTAGACACGAAAAAAAACTATAATAGCCTTTGTGTAAAATATTGCAGCCTTTGTGCTCACATTTGTATGTCCATTTTGTTCCCCATAGAGAGCGTCATTCTCTAATTGGAGGTTGTATCGTGTAACTCTCAGCTGCTAGGGCGAGGATACATGAAAACAAAATGGCGATAAATGGTGAGGCACGACTGTTTTTATTTTACCAAAAATAAAAACAAAGGAGGAGCATTTATGGCTCGTTATACAGGTCCAACTTGGAAAATTTCTCGCCGCCTTGGCATTTCATTGAGCGGTACAGGTAAAGAATTACAAAAACGTCCTTACCCACCAGGTCAACATGGTCCAGGACAACGCAAAAAATTATCTGAATATGGTATGCAGCTTCAAGAGAAGCAAAAACTTCGCCATATGTACGGTGTAAACGAACGTCAATTCCGTAAAACGTTCGAAGAAGCTGGTAAAATGGCTGGTAAACATGGTGAAAACTTCATGATCTTACTTGAGTCTCGTTTAGACAACCTTGTTTACCGTTTAGGTTTCGCGCGCACTCGCCGTCAAGCTCGCCAATTAGTTAACCACGGTCATATTTTAGTTGATGGCAGCCGCGTTGACATCCCATCTTATCGTGTAAAACCAGGTCAAACAATTTCTGTTCGCGAAAAATCTCGCAACCTTCAAATTATTAAAGAAGCGCTTGAAGTGAACAACTTTGTACCTGATTACTTAACGCTTGATGCAGACAAATTAGAAGGTACTTACACTCGTTTACCTGAACGCTCTGAATTGCCTGCAGAAATTAACGAAGCATTAATCGTTGAGTTCTACTCACGTTAATAAAAAATCCTCTCTGCCAAAGCAGAGAGGATTTTTTATGCATAACGAATTAAATAATATTTTTTCTTGCCGCGGCGAATAATCGTAAAGCGTCCTTCAATGCGATTTTCTTCTGTCATTATTTTATTTACGTCTTGCATGCGCTCGCCGTTTACGTAAATCGCTCCATTCGCTACGTCCTCGCGAGCTTGACGTTTCGATGGACAAATGCCACTCGCTACGAGCAAATCAACAAGCGCCACTTCCTTTTCATGACATACATACGATGGTACATCTTTAAAACCTTGTTCAATCTCATTTGCTGTTAATTTTGCTACTTCTCCGCTAAAGAGCGCCTCAGAAATGTTGATTGCCTGTTGCAACGCTTCCTCCCCATGAACGAGACGCGTCATCTCCGCAGCTAATGCTTTTTGTGCTGCCCGTTTTTCCGGTGCTTCAGCTGTTTGTTTTTCTAATTCCATAATTTCTTCGTGCGATAAAAACGTAAAGTACTTCAAATATTTTACAACATCACGATCATCTGTATTAATCCAAAATTGATAAAACTCATATGGAGACGTTTTGTCAGCATCAAGCCATACCGCTCCACCTTCTGTTTTCCCAAACTTTGTTCCGTCTGCTTTTGTTACGAGCGGAACTGTTAATCCAAACACTTTTGCATCTTCTTCTGTTTTTCTAATGAGCTCGAGCCCCGCCGTAATGTTCCCCCATTGGTCACTTCCGCCAACTTGCAACTTGCATCCATACATTTCATACAGCTTCAAAAAGTCGTATGCCTGCAAAATCATATAACTAAACTCTGTAAACGAAATTCCTGTTTCCAATCGCGACTGTACAGATTCTTTCGCAAGCATGTAGTTAATTCCAAAGTTTTTCCCGACATCACGCAAAAATGTAATGACATCAAGCGAACCGATCCACTCGTAGTTATTTGCGATAATCGCTGGATTGTCATCTTTGTCAAAATCTAAAAAGCGGCTTAACTGTTGTTTAATTCGCTCACTGTAATAAGCGACCGTCTCTTTTTCATTTAATTTTCGCTCTGCTTTTTTTCCACTCGGATCTCCAATCAGTCCCGTTGCTCCACCAACGAGCGCAATCGGTTGGTGACCAGCTTGTTGAAAACGACGCAACATTAAAATCGGAAGCAAATGACCGATATGCAAACTATCTGCCGTTGGGTCAAAACCACAATATACTTTGACGCTTTCCTCTGCTAACAGCGCTTTCAGTCCATCTTCATCTGTCATTTGATTAATTAAACCGCGAAATTGTAAATCTTGAAGCAAATCCATTGCAACCACCCTTTCTGTTTATTATGGAAACAAAAAAACCCGTCCTTCATTATGAAGGGACGAGTTTCATCGCGGTACCACCCTACTTAGAGAACATATATGTTCTCTCGCTTCATTGACATAACGGCCTATACCGTCTTTTGCTACTTTCGCACAAGCTGTTCGCAAAAGATGCTCACGGAGGTAATTCATGCTTACCTATGTACTAGTTCGCACCAACCACTAGCTCTCTGTCAACAGGGAGATAAGCACTACTCGTTCCGCTCATCGCTCAATTATTTACATGTTAGTATACCCTCTTTTATCATAAAACATCAACTGTTGTCAAGATATTCAAACAAAATTAGACATTTTCCGATACGAAAAAACAAATTATGATATAATAATGAAAATACAATACGGATGGGAGGTCACTATGTCAGAAAAACAAGTCCGATTTTCATGGCAAAAACTATGGCATCATTTTACGATTACGTACGAAGTGATTTGGAATGTATGTTTAATTATATTGATCGCCTGTTTATGCGCATTCAGTTTTGCCTTCGGTGTCGGTGCGGGATATTTTGCCTCACTTGTGAAAGATGCCAAGCCAATTCCTTACAAAGAAATGAAAAAAGATATTTATAACTATGAAGAAACAACGCATATTTATTTTGCTAATCGTGAATATCTTGGCTATTTCCGTTCGGATTTAGAACGCGATGAAGTCAAACTTTCACAAGTTTCCCCTCATTTCATTCAAGCGGTCATCGCTACAGAAGATGAACATTTTTATGAACATAAAGGGGTTGTACCAAAAGCTATTATACGTGCCATTTTCCAAGAAGCAACAAACTCCTCGACACGTAGCGGAGGAAGTACATTAACTCAACAGCTTGTAAAAAATCAAATTTTAACGAGCGAAGTGTCGTTTGAGAGAAAAGCAAAAGAAGTGTTGCTCGCTTTACGACTTGAAAAGTTTTTCTCAAAAGATGAAATATTGGAAGCCTACATTAACGTTGTGCCGTTCGGGAGGAACGCATCTGGGCGAAATATTGCCGGCGTGCAAGCTGCCGCAAAAGGCGTTTTCGGCGTCGATGCAAAAGAATTAACGCTGCCGCAAGCTGCTTTTTTAGCAGGATTGCCACAAAGTCCATTTCGCTATACACCGTTTACAAGCGAAGGGGAACTAAAAAGCGATCTATCTCCTGCGCTAAATCGAATGAAAACTGTATTAACGCGCATGAAAAAAGCTGGATACATTTCAGAAGAGCAATATAAGGACGCGTTATCATACGACATTACAAAAGACTTTGTTTCTTCCTTGCCATCTCCAGTGGAAAAATATCCATGGCTGACGTTTGAAATCGAACGTCGCGCTAAAGAGATTTTCATCGATTTATTAGCGAAAAAAGATGGATACGAACGGCAAGATGTACGTTCCAACGACCAGTTATATAAAGAATATGCCGAAAAAGCCGAAAAACAATTACGCCAAAACGGCTACACGATTTACACAACGATTGATAAAGACATATATGAGCGGATGAAAGCGATTGTCGAAAAATATCCGTACTTTGGAAGCGATACAGTTGTTCGGAAAAGAGATGAAAAAACAGGACAAATGATTTCTGTTCGTCAACCGGTAGAAGTCGGAGCGATTTTAATCGAAAACAAAACAGGGCGTATTATTAGCTTTGTCGGTGGACGAGATTATAACAGAGAACAACTGAATCACGCCACCCAAGCGTATCGTTCGAACGGTTCAACGATGAAGCCGCTTCTCGTCTATGCACCAGCAATGGAAATGGGCATTATTCAACCGGGATCTGTCATTCCAGATATTGATTTAGAAATTCCTACACAACAAGGCCCATATCGCCCAAAAAATGCAGATGGTAAAACACACGGCTTAACATCGGTTCGTCATGCGCTAAAAAAATCGTATAACATTCCTGCGATTCGGACATATGCGCGCATCATCGACCAACGCCCCATTTCATATTTAGAAAAAATGGGCTTCACAAGCTTAACAACGGGAGATGGACATCATTTATCCCTTGCCCTTGGGGGATTAACAAAAGGAGTAACGATCGAAGAAAATGTAAACGCATATGCAACGTTTGCAAATGATGGAAAGTTCATTGACGCGTATTTAATCGAAAAAATTGTCGATAAAAACGGAAAAGTTGTATATGAACACGAGACAAAACCAGTTGAGGTGTTTTCGCCTCAAACAGCGTATTTAACAATCGATATGATGCGCGATGTGATTCGCTCTGGCACAGCAGCCTTTTTAAATGGCAAGTTAAAATTTTCAGCAGATTGGGCTGGAAAAACAGGAACGAGCCAAAATACAAAGGACGCTTGGTTTGTTGCGACAAATCCAAATGTAACGTTCGGTACTTGGATAGGATACGATACACCAAAACCGCTTGAAAAAAGCTATAAAGGGTTATCATATTCACAAAGAAACTTATTGCTATGGGCACAGCTGATGAATGGGGCGTACGATATTCGCCCAGAATTGATTGCGCCGAAAGAACGATTCCAAATGCCTGGAGGAATTGTCCAACGCTCATATTGCGCAATTTCTGGATTACTTCCATCAGAAACGTGTAAACGATTCGGACTGATCGAAAGCGATTTATTCAATACAGCGTTTGTACCGAAAAAAGAAGACCCGTATTTAATTAGCGGAGCTTTCGTTGAGTTGAACGGAGAACGATACGCCTCTTTACCGACAACACCGAAAGAATTTACAAAAGAAGGTGTGATGATTGATGCTTCGTTACTTGAAGCGTGGGGAATTCAACATATAAAAGATATGAGCAAATTACTCCCGCAAAACGATAAATGGAAACATGTATTTGTCGCAAAAACGCTTCAAGAAAACGGGAAAAAACCTGACCCACTAGCTGCACAACAAAAAGGAACGACGCTCGTTTGGAACGAACATCATGAACAAGACGTCATCGGTTATCGGGTATACTACGCTTCATCCGAAACAGCAACGTTTCAAGTTATCGCAACAATTCGTAAAGGCGAACAAAAAAGCATACCGTTAAAACAAGGAATATATTACGTGACGGCTGTCGATATTGCTGGATTGGAATCGAATCCGTCCAATATCGTTCGTATGTTACCTGCGACACCACCCGAGCAATCAACCGATGAACAACCGATAGAAATACCAACAGAAGAACAGTCATCAACAAACTAAAAAAATCGGGCCATGCCCGATTTTTTTAGTCTTCCATTGTTGATAAATCACCTGTCGGTAAGTTTAGTTCCCAAGCTTTCAAGACGCGACGCATAATTTTTCCACTTCGCGTTTTTGGCAGCTTATCACGGAACTCGATCTCACGTGGCGCCGCATGCGCAGCTAAACCTTTTTTCACAAAGTTACGAATATCTTCTTTTAATTCTTCTGATGGCTCGTACCCTTCTCGTAAAGCAACAAACGCTTTAATAATTTCACCGCGCACCGGATCTGGCTTTCCGATAACACCTGCTTCTGCAACAGCAGGATGTTCAACGAGTTTGCTTTCCACTTCAAACGGACCAACACGCTCTCCCGCTGTCATAATGACATCATCAATTCGTCCTTGGAACCAGAAATATCCGTCTTCATCCATATATGCCGAATCGCCCGATACATACCAATCACCAGGTAAGAAGTACGACTCGTATTTTTGTGGATTGTTCCAAATCGCGCGCATCATCGAAGGCCAACCTTTTTTAATTGCTAAATTGCCCATGCGATATGGCGGTAATTCATTTCCTTGATCGTCAACAATCGCTGCCTTTACTCCTGGAATTGGTTTCCCCATCGATCCCGGCTTAATTTCCATACACGGATAGTTACAAATGAGTTGTGCCCCTGTTTCTGTCATCCACCACGTATCGTGAATACGGCGATTGAACACTTTCATTCCCCAACGGACGACTTCTGGATTGAGCGGTTCCCCTACGCTTAAAATATGGCGAAGCGAGCGCAAATCAAACTTTTTCACAAGCTCGTCCCCAGCACCCATTAACATACGAAACGCCGTCGGTGCACTATACCATACCGTAACACCGTAGTCTTCAATCGTTTTATACCATGCTTCAGGGTTAAAGCGCCCACCTACAATGACATTTGATGCCCCACAAAGCCATGGACCGAAAATGCCGTACGAAGTTCCTGTCACCCAACCTGGATCAGCCGTGCACCAATATACGTCATCTTCTTTTAAATCTAATACCCATTTTGCTGTTTGACAATGTTGAATCATCGCGTTATGCACATGCAGTACACCTTTTGGTTTTCCTGTTGAACCAGATGTATAATGTAAAATAAGTCCGTCCTCGCGTCCGACCCATTCAATCTGAAAATGTTTGCTTGCTGCGTTCATCCGCTTTTTCAAATCAAAAAATGGCCCTTCTTCTTTAATGTCATCTCCAACTAAAAATACGTATTTTAATGCTGGTAATTCATTTACAGGTACACGTGGTAAAAGCTCCGGCGTCGTAATAATCACTTTTGCTTCGCTATCTTCTAAACGGTCACGTACTGCTCCTTCCATGAACGCCTCGAAAAGAGGTCCAACAATTGCGCCAAGTTTAATTGCTCCAAGCACAGAGAAGTACAGTTCAGGCGAGCGAGGCATAAAAATGAAGACGCGATCGCCTTTTTCTACATCGGCCACTTCTTTTAACACGTTGGCTACTTTGTTTGAAAACTCCTTCATTTCTTTAAATGTGTATTTTTCTTCTCTTGTCGCGTCACGATAATAAAGAGCCACTTTGTTTTTTCGGAACGTTTCTGCATGACGATCAATCGCTTCATACGCCATGTTTACTTTTCCTGTTTCATACCACGAAAAATATTTTTCTGCTTCAGACCAGTCAAACGTTTTATACGTTTCTTCATAATTTTTTAAATTGAAATCCCCTTGAATGACTGGTAGCGTTTCCACTTTAATCATCCCAAACTCCCCCTTGTTTGAAGTGTTTACATTCGTATTATATTATACTATAAACAATTTCTCAATTTTTAAAAAATTTTCATTTATGTTTATTATGAAAACGATTTAATTTTTATTTTTTTATGTATAATTGAAGTGAGATTATTTCAGTAGGCGGTGGGGCAATGGAGCATAAAAAAACATATAACGCAAAACAATTAAAAACACCGAAAGGGACGTTAATTATTGAGGGACCGATTTCCCCAGAAAAATTAGCTAGCTACGAATTTCATCATGATTTAACAGCATTTCGACAACCGCACCAGCAACATCAAGCGCTCATTGAAATTGCAGGCCTTCCAGAAGGCCGAATTATTATTGCACGCCACGGTCATACGATCGTTGGTTACGTCACGTTTTTGTATCCTGACCCGCTTGAAAGATGGTCACAAGGGAAGATGGAAAATTTAATCGAACTCGGGGCAATCGAAGTTATTCCAGACTTTCGGGGATGTGGCGTCGGAAAAAATTTATTGAAAGTAGCGATGATGGACGATGCGATGGAAGATTACATCATTATTACAACAGAGTACTATTGGCATTGGGATTTAAAACGAACCGGTTTAAACGTATGGGAATATCGGAAAGTGATGGAGAAAATGATGAACGCGGGCGGACTCGTTTGGTATGCAACGGACGATCCTGAAATTTGTTCGCA from Anoxybacillus gonensis includes these protein-coding regions:
- a CDS encoding GAF domain-containing protein — its product is MFHAQTYTGTREENYALVIDQLRALISDEKNVVANLANASALLNYFLHDINWVGFYITEGNELVLGPFQGLPACVRIPFGKGVCGTAAAEKRTVRVADVHTFPGHIACDAASQSEIVVPMIKDGRVIGVLDIDSPIKNRFDEVDEQYLQQFVETLIQYVNI
- a CDS encoding sensor domain-containing diguanylate cyclase, which gives rise to MNVQERDQYAMFKQKFFDWFLTEEDFTDLPRIIQALITLLQKEFHLLDVTFYVLNPFKHAFEPEVTTNHIIEQQREKYMIPFDEQLKQQFDDVVVIDDESEIKTVQFGIHFSEDSLGLVRFQLHVRDMIPRSLIKQMRQDFLKVFARIRKVSEVLSEEKRYEQLHRAATKIHASMNIGDVLEEIVKTLKEVYPAFTFHLFLSYDSTTDRDLPIKLLTFENEDEHMGAMQAYVTGQIQLHDSLVYKKSVIYAPIKGAQGIYGVIEMIAPTIMELPEREMRFISLLANTAGSALENAKLYEQSKRLIADLQLINETIHHLNTNLRFQDALQFMIEKIKTSFDAEEVGFIILQEKERKVLPGSTAFFQSREAKAYVDFVFHRIQHPRDNLFLGDVKIHSDHAKRFRSLMAVPMMRGMMKGVAIVLHQEAYHFSFDMFKLLQSLIHHSTLAFTNAALREELERMVITDRLTNLYARHYLDERIQRSMEEDGLGTFILIDIDNFKKINDTYGHQVGDEIIIQVANIIKANIRQNDIGARWGGEELAIYLPKVSINAGLSIANRLVQKVRELTNPPVTISCGVSYWKKNRADSVKELFNRADEALYTAKRTGKNRVVVQEY
- the rpsD gene encoding 30S ribosomal protein S4; this translates as MARYTGPTWKISRRLGISLSGTGKELQKRPYPPGQHGPGQRKKLSEYGMQLQEKQKLRHMYGVNERQFRKTFEEAGKMAGKHGENFMILLESRLDNLVYRLGFARTRRQARQLVNHGHILVDGSRVDIPSYRVKPGQTISVREKSRNLQIIKEALEVNNFVPDYLTLDADKLEGTYTRLPERSELPAEINEALIVEFYSR
- the tyrS gene encoding tyrosine--tRNA ligase; this encodes MDLLQDLQFRGLINQMTDEDGLKALLAEESVKVYCGFDPTADSLHIGHLLPILMLRRFQQAGHQPIALVGGATGLIGDPSGKKAERKLNEKETVAYYSERIKQQLSRFLDFDKDDNPAIIANNYEWIGSLDVITFLRDVGKNFGINYMLAKESVQSRLETGISFTEFSYMILQAYDFLKLYEMYGCKLQVGGSDQWGNITAGLELIRKTEEDAKVFGLTVPLVTKADGTKFGKTEGGAVWLDADKTSPYEFYQFWINTDDRDVVKYLKYFTFLSHEEIMELEKQTAEAPEKRAAQKALAAEMTRLVHGEEALQQAINISEALFSGEVAKLTANEIEQGFKDVPSYVCHEKEVALVDLLVASGICPSKRQAREDVANGAIYVNGERMQDVNKIMTEENRIEGRFTIIRRGKKKYYLIRYA
- a CDS encoding transglycosylase domain-containing protein, with the protein product MSEKQVRFSWQKLWHHFTITYEVIWNVCLIILIACLCAFSFAFGVGAGYFASLVKDAKPIPYKEMKKDIYNYEETTHIYFANREYLGYFRSDLERDEVKLSQVSPHFIQAVIATEDEHFYEHKGVVPKAIIRAIFQEATNSSTRSGGSTLTQQLVKNQILTSEVSFERKAKEVLLALRLEKFFSKDEILEAYINVVPFGRNASGRNIAGVQAAAKGVFGVDAKELTLPQAAFLAGLPQSPFRYTPFTSEGELKSDLSPALNRMKTVLTRMKKAGYISEEQYKDALSYDITKDFVSSLPSPVEKYPWLTFEIERRAKEIFIDLLAKKDGYERQDVRSNDQLYKEYAEKAEKQLRQNGYTIYTTIDKDIYERMKAIVEKYPYFGSDTVVRKRDEKTGQMISVRQPVEVGAILIENKTGRIISFVGGRDYNREQLNHATQAYRSNGSTMKPLLVYAPAMEMGIIQPGSVIPDIDLEIPTQQGPYRPKNADGKTHGLTSVRHALKKSYNIPAIRTYARIIDQRPISYLEKMGFTSLTTGDGHHLSLALGGLTKGVTIEENVNAYATFANDGKFIDAYLIEKIVDKNGKVVYEHETKPVEVFSPQTAYLTIDMMRDVIRSGTAAFLNGKLKFSADWAGKTGTSQNTKDAWFVATNPNVTFGTWIGYDTPKPLEKSYKGLSYSQRNLLLWAQLMNGAYDIRPELIAPKERFQMPGGIVQRSYCAISGLLPSETCKRFGLIESDLFNTAFVPKKEDPYLISGAFVELNGERYASLPTTPKEFTKEGVMIDASLLEAWGIQHIKDMSKLLPQNDKWKHVFVAKTLQENGKKPDPLAAQQKGTTLVWNEHHEQDVIGYRVYYASSETATFQVIATIRKGEQKSIPLKQGIYYVTAVDIAGLESNPSNIVRMLPATPPEQSTDEQPIEIPTEEQSSTN
- the acsA gene encoding acetate--CoA ligase; the encoded protein is MKVETLPVIQGDFNLKNYEETYKTFDWSEAEKYFSWYETGKVNMAYEAIDRHAETFRKNKVALYYRDATREEKYTFKEMKEFSNKVANVLKEVADVEKGDRVFIFMPRSPELYFSVLGAIKLGAIVGPLFEAFMEGAVRDRLEDSEAKVIITTPELLPRVPVNELPALKYVFLVGDDIKEEGPFFDLKKRMNAASKHFQIEWVGREDGLILHYTSGSTGKPKGVLHVHNAMIQHCQTAKWVLDLKEDDVYWCTADPGWVTGTSYGIFGPWLCGASNVIVGGRFNPEAWYKTIEDYGVTVWYSAPTAFRMLMGAGDELVKKFDLRSLRHILSVGEPLNPEVVRWGMKVFNRRIHDTWWMTETGAQLICNYPCMEIKPGSMGKPIPGVKAAIVDDQGNELPPYRMGNLAIKKGWPSMMRAIWNNPQKYESYFLPGDWYVSGDSAYMDEDGYFWFQGRIDDVIMTAGERVGPFEVESKLVEHPAVAEAGVIGKPDPVRGEIIKAFVALREGYEPSEELKEDIRNFVKKGLAAHAAPREIEFRDKLPKTRSGKIMRRVLKAWELNLPTGDLSTMED
- a CDS encoding GNAT family N-acetyltransferase, encoding MEHKKTYNAKQLKTPKGTLIIEGPISPEKLASYEFHHDLTAFRQPHQQHQALIEIAGLPEGRIIIARHGHTIVGYVTFLYPDPLERWSQGKMENLIELGAIEVIPDFRGCGVGKNLLKVAMMDDAMEDYIIITTEYYWHWDLKRTGLNVWEYRKVMEKMMNAGGLVWYATDDPEICSHPANCLMARIGKRVDQQSIQKFDQLRFMNRFMY